The genomic segment GTTTGGCGACGATTATACGCGTACGCAGGCCCATTGGAAGGGCTGAGCTGGCGGACTACCCATTAAAAGGCGTTGCGCACGAATCAAGCTGCTGATGTCCGCAACCCTAAAGAGGATCATCAGCGCTAACGCCGCTGCGATAATAGGAAGAGACCCGAAATTCACCATCCGGGTCTCTTCTTATTCATACAGATTCATACAGCGCGGATCATCTTCTTCTCATCGGAATTACCTCGATCTTGCAAGCAGGGTCGATGGAGCGGGCGATCCGGGAGAGCGCGACGGCTTCGATTCGGAACACGGGATAGCCGAAAGTATCGCCGTGCGCCCATACACGTTTTAAGTTGAGCTGTGCCGAGATCGCCTCTTGAATATCCGCTGCCTGACAGCTGGTCACGCATGCCATACGGCTAAGGGACAATCCAAGCGGCGGGAATCGAGTGGCTTTGCTGGAAATATCCATCGCTTGTCCTCCTGATCGTGAAGAGATGGTAGGCTCTTAAATCGGGATTCTTAAGGATATGGCCATTACGCTAGGCTGCCTGGTTATCTGCCGATCGGTTCCACCTGAACAATTTCCCGAGCAGCTTGTGGATGTGCTTCGATTCCTTGGTGAGAAGCGGACCTAGAATAGCCAGGATGAGCACATAAAGGGCGGCAAAAGGCTGAAGAACGACGAGCAGTCCGCCGGCTTTCGCCATGTTAGCCATAATGATCGAAAATTCTCCGCGCGCAACGATCGTCAAGCCGACATTGGAGGATGCCTTGCTCGACAGGCCCGCGCTGCGGCCCGCCAGAAGGCCGGCGGCATAGTTGCCGATCAGCGTAACTACAACGGCGCCCAAGGACAGCCACAGCGCGTCTCCGAGCGTTAGCGGATCGATCGTTAAGCCGAAGCTGAAGAAGAATATCGCGCCAAAAAAATCGCGGAAGGGCAATATGAAATGCTCGATTCGCTTGATATGCTCGGTCTCCGCCAGTACCAGGCCGAACAGCAGCGCGCCGATCGCTTCTGCGACGTGGATCGTCTCGGAGAAGCCTGCGACGAGGAACAGTCCGCCGAACACGATCAGGCCGAACAATTCGTTGGACCGGACGTTCAGCGCCTTGTTCAGAAGCGGCACGCACTTTCGTCCGACGACCAGCATGAAGAGCATGAATGCGAAGGCGATGCCCGCCGAAGCGAGGACGCCCCAGACCGAGGAGGAATCGCTCAGGACGAGACCGGACAGGATGGAAATATAGACGGCGAGAAAAACGTCCTCAAACATAATGATGCCCAAGATGAGTTCGGTCTCTGCATTCGCCGTGCGTTTGAGATCGACGAGAACTTTGGCGACGATCGCGCTGGAAGAGATCGTGGTGATGCCTGCCATAACCAGCGTCTCGGCCAGAGGGAAGCCCGTCACGAAGCCATAACCCAAGCCAAGCGTGAAGTTGATCGCGATATAGATCGTGCCGCCGAACGCGATCGACTTGCCCGATTTGAGCAACCGGCCGACGGAAAACTCGAGGCCGAGATAGAAGAGGAGAAACAGCACGCCGATTCTCCCCATGAACTCGATGAGCGAAGCGCTCTCGATGAAGCGGAAGTCGAGATGCCAGAGCTTAAAAGAGTGGGGACCTACGGCCATGCCGATCAGGATGTAAAACGGAATGACGGAAAAACGCAGCTTGGCGGAGATGAGTCCAGCCAGGGCGATCAGGGCTACGGCCAAGCCGACTTCAAGCACGAGATGGTCCATATTAAGCCTCCCCGCCGGTCAGGATGCTTTTGAGCGCCTTCAGGTTTTCCCGCTCGCCGGCCGCGATAAGCATGGAGTCGGCTTTAAGCACGAAGTCCGGGCCTGGCGTAATGTGCTTGGAATGATCTCTCTCTACGATCGCGATGACCGTGGCGCCGGACCGCCGGCGAATCTCGAGGTCGCCGATCGAGACGCCTACGCAGGGGCTGCGGGGCTCTAGCTTGAACCACTCGATAACGAGGTCGTTCAGCGCGATCTCGATCGATTCGAGCATGCGAGGCTTATAGGTCATGCCGCCGACGATTGCAGCGATCGAACGGGCCTCTTCGTCGTCGAGCGTGATCATGGAGATGCTGTCTTCGGGGTCTTCATATTCGAAATGATAAAGCTCGCGACGTCCGTCGTCGTGAATGACGACAACGAGCCGGTCGCCGCTGCGGGTGAGGATTCGGTACTTTCGGCCGACGCCGGGCAGATCCGTCTCTCGGATATCCATGGACAACATCCTTTCTGCGTACAAAAATTCAATGCTATGAGGAACCGTCGCAAATGAACTGCCGAAAAATCGGCAGGCGCGGGATGGAGCGAAGAATCGTGAAAGAAAATGGAGAAAGCGCAGGTTGGCGGATCACAGGTAATGGCGGGTAGCAGAGATGGGCAGGCCACAGCGACTGGCAGGCCACAGCGACTGGCAGGCCACAGCGACAGGCAGGCCACAGCGACAGGCAGGTCTCAGAGATGGGTAGGTCTCAGAGATGAGCAGGTCTCAGATACGGGCAGGCCGCAAAGACGGGCAGATCAAAATACACGCGGCCTCGAATCGAAGCGCGAGCTATGCTGCCCGGAGGACGAACTAGGAGACGTACGTGGAGGAAAATTGAAGCGGACGCAGCAAGCGCCGGCGCAGCAGAACATGCACCGAAGCGATGTGCGCGCGGTGATGGGCAGGAAGACGGTAAGGCAATCTGGAGGTGCGGACGATAAGAGCGAACAAAAGGAACAAAAGAGGGGCACCCGGCCGCGGCTTGGCAGTGGCGGGATCAGGCGTACGGGTTTGCACATGCGTATGGAATTCGGTACCGCGAAGACCCGCAGCTGCGGATTCGCCGGCTGTGGACTCTAAGGTAGGGGTGGGCGTAGAGAAGATCATGAATACGGCTAGCAGCAGCCAAGCGATCAGATCGCCGGCAGAGCGCGTCGGATTCATTTTAGTCATCGGCAGCCCCCCTTTTAACAATAACTTAACCATAGTTTAGCACAGTTTAACCGTTGGTATCAAAACGAAAGCTTGAGGGGTTGTCCGCTGCCGTCTCCAAGACGATAAGCGCATAAATGACGAAAGACCCCTTGCGGGGTCCTCCGGGCGACGTTAATCGAAGCTGGACTTCCTGTCGTGCGTGACGTTGCCGGTTCATCCCGGCGCTTCGGCTACTTGAAGGTTCGCTAACGCGATAACGTGTATTGCAAGACCATGTCTGCGACACAACCCCTCGCTTCCTACTCCGTCTTCGACGTTCCTCCTGCGGGTTGTTGCCTGCAAAGGTTCAACGGAACCAACACCTCTCTGTTCGTCGCCGGTAATTAGAATGTCCGCCTTCGGGGTTCGATATACGCGCCGCTTTAAAATTGCTTCACCTTTTTCCACTTGCGGTTGTGATTCGTGGTCTCCGGGAACCGCTCGCCCTTCTCCAGCTTGACATGCTTCGGATCCTCGATGTTCATGTGAAAAGCGTCTTCGCCGACTTCCATGTAATGACCGTCGTTCGGCGCGCGGTCGCCCGGCTCGAACTGCGTTTGTTCACCCATCTGATGATCACCTCCAGGCCTTAGTGTTGCGGGAAAAACCTTGCGGTATGCGGGCGAATGTGATAAAGTATTCAGGTATGCGATAAAAAGGCATACTCCTTGCTCCTCAGCCGTGGACAGGTTCCGCGGTATCGAATTGGGGGGCCAAAGACCAAAAGGAGGTAACGAAGATGCGCAACTACGAGTTGATGTACATCATTCGTCCGGACGTGGACCAAGAGTCCGTTCAAGCTGTCACGGAGAAATTCCAGGGCATCATCGCGAACGGCGGCGAGCTCACGAAGCACGAGGTACAAGGCAAGAAGCGCCTCGCTTATGAGATCAACAAGCACCGCGACGGGACGTATGTGCTGGTTCACTTCACGGCCGAGCCGGCTGTGGTCACCGAACTGGAACGCGTACTCAAGATCACGGACGAAGTCATTCGTCACATCGTCGTACGCGATGTCGCTTAAGGCAGTCGCTTAAGTCAGCACAGCACGCAATACCCGGCGGTTAACGCCGTTCAAGTCGTCACTCGCAGGAGGGGACCGAAGATGTTGAACCGTGTTATTCTGATCGGACGCTTAACCAAAGATCCCGAGCTTCGCTACACGCCTGCAGGCGTGGCCGTAGCCCAATTTACGCTGGCTGTAGACCGCCCGTTCTCCCGCGATTCCGGCGGGGGCGAACGCGAACGCGAGGCGGACTTCATTCCTGTCGTCACTTGGCGCCAACTGGCGGAGACGTGCGCGAACTACCTTCGGAAGGGCCGTCTGGCCGCCGTCGAGGGGCGCATTCAAGTGCGCAACTACGAGAATAACGAAGGTCGCCGCGTCTATGTCACCGAAGTCATCGCAGACAACGTACGCTTCCTCGAATCGCCGAACCGCGAAGGCGGATCGCAAGGACGGGACGAGTACGGCGGAGGCGGTAACGGTGGTGGCGGCGGCAATAGCGGCGGAGGATACGGCGGTGGCGGCGGGTACGGCGGAGGCAACTCCGGCGGCGGCCGCAGCTCCGGCTCCAGAGGCGGCAACAACCAATCGGATCCATTCGCGGACGACGGCAAGCCGATCGATATATCGGACGATGATTTGCCATTCTAAGACAGGGAAGGACGGTACTATAAATGAGCGAACAACAAGCACCAGCCGCTCGTGAAGAGCGCACGTATACGCCCCGCGAGAACCGCGGACCGGGCGGAGGCGGCGATCGCGAACAACGCGAGCCCCGCAAGTTCCGTCGCGGACGCAACAAGCGCCGCAAAGTTTGCTACTTCACGGTTAACAAGATTACGCACGTCGACTACAAGGACCTGGACCTGCTCCGCAAGTTCATCTCCGAGCGCGGCAAGATCCTGCCTCGCCGTGTGACGGGCACGAAGGCCAAGTACCAACGCATGCTGACGGTTGCGATCAAGCGCTCCCGCCAAATGGCGCTGCTGCCTTACACCACCGACTGAGTCGGGTGACCGTATAGGCTGCGTTCAAGCCAGGGCTATGTCCTCCATAAGGGCATAGCCCTTTTTATATGCATTTTCCAGGATTAAGATAAAAATCCCCGACTTCTGCAATTGCAGCAGAATCGGGGATTTGCTTGTTTTGAGAGTAATTTACGCTGTATGGGTAAGGGCTTAATGACGTATACTGCTTATGTAAAAACGATGGTCGTACAATTATAGTTGTACGACATAGGGCCTAATTTTATACCAAAAAAAACAAAATCCTACAATACATTATAGGACAATAGACATAATCCGACAATATATATTGCAGCAAACCATAAAAAAGATTATTTCTCCTCGCTCGCCAATCCCGTTATGCTTTCCTCGACAAATTCGGTAGCTGATTTCTTAATTTGCTCGACCGTATGGAGATACCGCTGAGTCGTGTTGATATGCGTATGCCCCAAAGTCTCCTGTACTTGCTGAAGCGAAGCGCCGCCGAGCAGGGCGAGCGTCGCGCTTGTATGCCGGAGCCAATGCGGCGTAGGGGTTTTACCGTGCAGAACTGTCGAGGCAGCTTTAATAATACGTTCAATGTGCCTCGGAGACAGATTAAATAGCTTAGAAGACACGCCTTCCCCGTATATCCCGTCGGCACCCGATTTCATATATTCGGACAGGTGCTTCCATAGTTGGCTTGGCACCTTGATCTCTCTGCTTTTCCCGCCTTTTCCCGCGATAACTGTCAGCCATACCGTTGTTTCCGAGGGATTAAAGTGAAAGTGCGAATGCCGAATGGCCGCTAATTCGGAAATCCGCAGCCCGAGCGTAGCCAGGCAGAGACCGATTAAATAATTGCGGATGCTTTGAGCCCGAAGCGCGTTCAGAAGGATTTGGAGTTCTTCGAGCGTCAGAAAGTGGCGGGCGCTCGTTACTTTTACGGAAGGAAGCTTCACGGAAGTCGTTGGGTTTTTAAGAAAGACGCCGATATTGGGATCGCTTCCCCATTTGTAAAGCGATTTTAGCGGTGCAATAAGAGCAGCTACGCTTGCCGCCGATAACGGTTTTTTGGTGCGATTCAGCGTTCCTCGGGTCAAACCCAGCTTAAATAATTCAATATCCCTCCATGTAACCTTAGATAAAGAAGTTTCGCCTAAAAACTCCCGGAATTGTTGAATCGCCCTGCGGTAATTCCGCTGCGTATGGATCGATTTTTCAAAGAGAGACAAAAAAATATCAACAACAGCATGATCATCCATCGTTTGCACGCCACTCGATTCATCTTCGGTCAAGGTCGCTGAAGCGTATTCCAACATACATAGCCTTCCTTTCATGGGTCGTACAACTATAATTGTCCGACGTTTGTATCGTATCTGATAAACAAAAAGGGAGGAGAATTGAAGAACGAATATTCTTTTTTATTTCAACGGCTTTTTGCCGAAAAAATTTAAATTCGGAGGCCACATGCACAATACCGTCTTAATGCTGAACAAGCTAACGCCCGAACCCGGCATGACGATAAATTGGCTGGAAACCTTGAAGGACAAGCATATCGATACCTACAGGCATAGTTTAAGGGTGGCTTGGCTGGCGGAGAAACTGACATCGCTATTGCCGATCGCCGACAGGGACCGGCAGGAAATCGTGGGCGGGTGCCTGCTGCACGATATCGGCAAGCTGATGATCCCCAATGAAATCCTCGATTCAATGAAGCCTCTCACCAGCAAGGAGTGGGAGCTAATTAAAGAACACCCTCAGTTGGGGGCATATTTGCTTCGTCACGAAAATATCGGTCTGACGACGATGCATGTCATCCGTCACCATCACGAAAGATGGGATGGTACAGGCTACCCATCAAAGTTAAGAGGACAGCACATTCCCTATGGCGCCACTGTATGCAGCGTTCTGGATGCCTTCGATAGCATGGTCGTAGACCGGCCTTATCGTGAAGGCAAGCCGATCGAAGAAGCGATCTCGGAACTATTTGCCTATGCTGGAACGCAATTCAGCTTGCCTATCGTCGAATGTTTCGCATCGATTGCCGACCAGGTCCGCATCTTCTATGAGGCGCCTGTCCGAAGCCGGCCAGACGACCAGGGAGGAGCAGCACTGTAATGCAAAGCGCAAGAGAGCAGTACGTTGAATGCGGTCTGGCAGGACAGCGTTATGCCATTCGCATATCGGAGATCCAGGAGATTATCCGCATGCAGAATATAACGCCGATGCCGGACGCTCCTTATTATGTACAAGGCCTAACCAGCCTTCGGGGCAGTATTCTCCCGGTCATTTGCATAAGGAAGTTATTCGGCCTTCCCGAAAAAACGGAAGATAAGCTTACGAGAATCGTTGTCGTGCAGCAAGGGACGGCCGCGATCGGCATGATCGTGGATCAGGTGAGCAGCGTGCTGACCTTCGAGCACATTCAAAAAAACGAAGGATCCCTCAATCAGAAGCAATCCAGCCTAGTCGCGATAGGCAAGCATGTCGACGGCCTTGTCGGAATTATCAGCATGGAAAAAGTAATTGCGGGTCTCTACGCCTAATCAGAAGGCAACGCAGAATATAACGAGCATACGGGGTGCAGAGCATGAAATGGTTTTACGATTTGAAAACGAGCGCAAAGCTGATTGCTTCGTTTATCGTGATGGCAATGCTGATGGCGATCGTCGGTGTATACGGATTGAACGGGCTTGGAACGAGCAATGCCAACCTGAAGGATATGTATGACAATCAGCTTATGGCTGTTCAACAGCTATTGAAAGCTCAGTCGAATTTAAACGAAGTACGGTCGCAGGTGCGCAAGCTTTACATGACAAAAACCGAAACGGCGAAACAGACCGTGCGCGATAAAATAACCGATACGCAAAAGCTGGTACAAGACGGTTTGGACGCATTTCAAAAAACAAAATTGTCGGAAGCGTCCAGCAGCAAAGTCGGTCCCTTGCTGGACGGATGGGCACAATATCAAAAGTGGACGCAGAAGCTGTTGGATCTGGACCACGCCGGGGCGTACGACGAAATGATCGCGCTCATCGACGGCGATTATACAAACGCTGCCCAAGCCTTCATGGCCCAGCTGGCGGAGCTCGTCGATATCAACATAAAGGAAGCTGAAGCCGCGAGAAACAGCGGCGAGAAAAACTATAATTCGGTCAAGATCACGACGATCGTCATCATCGTGCTGGGCGTCTTGATCAGCATAGGTTTTGGCTATTGGATCGCCAGGATCATATCCGGCCCGATTGCGAAGGTCGTCGATCTGCTCAAACGCATGGCCGACGGCGATCTGAGAGATACGCTCGACATCCGCACGAAGGACGAAATAGGAATCCTGGCCGATGCCGCCAATACGACAGTGATCAAGCTCCGGGCGACCGTGCAGTCCATAGCGGACAGCGCACAGAATCTGTCGGCAGCCTCGCAAGAAATCTCGGCGAGTACGGAAGAGGTAGCCAGCGGCAGCATGAGTCAGGCGAATTCCGCCATATCGATCAGCGAGTTGTTCAAGGATCTCTCCTCCGCCATACATACGGTGGCAGGGAATACAGAAAAGGCGTACGAAATCTCTGATACGATGATGAAGAAAGCGCAGGACGGAGGAGAGATCATTCAAGCATCTGTCGACAGCATGAGCAAGGTCGAAGAAAGCATGGCGCGTCTCGAGGAAGATTCCAACCTGATCGGAGAAATTATCGAAGTCATCGACGATATCGCGGATCAGACGAATCTGCTCGCGTTGAATGCGGCGATCGAGGCAGCAAGAGCGGGAGAGCAAGGACGCGGCTTCGCGGTTGTCGCCGACGAGGTGCGGAAGCTGGCCGAGCGGAGCACGGAGGCGACCAAGCAAATCACGCAGATTATCAAAGGCATGCAGCAAAATACGAAAAGCAGCGTCGGCGCCGTGCAGGATTGCGCGGGGTATTCCAGAAGCACGGGCGAAGCGTTCGAAGGTATCAGCGGACTTGTAAACAAAACAAGTCATATGATGTCCGAGATCGCGGCCGCAAGCGAACAACAGTCTGCGCAGACGGCGAGCGTACTCGGCTCCGTAGAGAGCATCTCGAACGCAAGCCAGCAATCTGCCGCGGCCAGCGAAGAGACGGCCGCAGCAGCGCAATCGCTGGCTGTGCTGGCAGAGGATCTGCACCGCGCGGTTTCTATTTTCAAGACGGCCTGACGGATCGGTCCGCGACTCGTTCGCGGATTTTTTATGCGAGGATTCATGGCCGATACATCGGCTGGATCGATCTGGCGCGGCTGGCGTCAACGTCCTTGGAGTCACTTCAAACCGCATGGTATAATGGGGTGGATTCGAATCGCAACGCGCTAGAGGAGAGGAACAAATGAATATTGCGTTTTTCCTCCTGCCGAAGCAGGAGGTCGTATGCCTGCCTTCGAACGCCACGCTGCGTCAGACGCTCGAGCGGATGGAGCGCCATCGCTATACGGCCGTGCCTGTGCTCGGCGATGACGGGAAGTACGTCGGGACCGTTACGGAAGGCGATTTATTATGGTATCTCAAAAATCGCGAAGGGCTATCATTCGAGCAAACCGCTCGCATTCCATTATCTGAAGTGCCGCTGCGAACGACGAACAAGCCGGTACCGATCGATGCCAATATGGAAGATCTCATCTCGCTCGCCAAGGGCCAGAACTTTGTCCCCGTCGTGGACGACACCAGCGCGTTCATCGGCATCGTTCGTCGCAGCGATATCATTGACTATTGCGCCGGATCGCTGATTGGACACGGCACGGATGATAAAAAGGTAAAACGGGAAGCTTAAAGGTGGAAAAGGATGGCATCGCAAGCAGCGGGCGCCATTCGAAGCTACCTTGGAGGCATCCCGCATGAATAAAAAGAAACCATGGAAAGCGATCGGCTATTCGATCGCGGCCCTCGCGGCGGCTTCGATCGCTGTCGCGGCTGTAAAAGGAAGCGGCAGTCCGTTCGGGTATCCGGCACGGGAAGCCGCTTCTTTGAGTCGTTCGGAAAAAGCGGCACCGGCGGTCCAAAGCGTAGGGAGCAGCGCGCCAGTCGGGGCGATGCCGTCCCCCGTGCTGACCGAGCCTACCAAAGCGGAGCTGGCTCGCGTGTACGACACCGTTATCGTAGGCGGCAGGGTGATCAATCCGGAGACGGGGCTAGACCGCAGGGGCGTCAACGTCGCTGTCCAAGACGGCCGTATCGCGCTGGTAACGGACCATCCGGTCAAAGGGAGCCGGACCATCGACGCGCGCGGGCTCGTCGTCGCGCCGGGCTTTATCGACAATCTGTCCTATGACCCGAACCCGCTCGGCGTCTGGAACAAGATTGCCGACGGCGTCACGGCGAACATCGCCATGCATGGCGGCACGGATGCGCCGCGCAAATGGTATCCCTACTATGAACGCGCGGAGACGCCGCTCCACTACGGCGCTTCCTTTTTCTATACGAAGGCGCGCAACAAACAGGGCATCGGCCTGTATACGCCTGCGACCGCGGCACAGACCCGGCGCCTTGCGGCCGAGGCGGAGCAAGCGCTGCTGGACGGCGTGCTCGGCATCTCGTTCAGCCTGGAGTACGTGCCGGGCATCGGCGCGGACGAGGTGCTGCCGCTCATGCGGCTCGCTTACAAGTACAACGTGCCGGTTTATTTTCACGCCAGATACTCCGACATGACCGAGCCGGGCACGAATATCGATGCGATGAATGAGATCATTGACTACGCGCGGGAGACAGGCGCCTCGGTCCACATCGATCACATCAACAGCACGGGCGGCACGTTCTCCATGAAGCAGTCGCTCGACATGCTGGCGAAGGCTCGCGCGGAGGGGCTGGA from the Cohnella hashimotonis genome contains:
- a CDS encoding cation:proton antiporter translates to MDHLVLEVGLAVALIALAGLISAKLRFSVIPFYILIGMAVGPHSFKLWHLDFRFIESASLIEFMGRIGVLFLLFYLGLEFSVGRLLKSGKSIAFGGTIYIAINFTLGLGYGFVTGFPLAETLVMAGITTISSSAIVAKVLVDLKRTANAETELILGIIMFEDVFLAVYISILSGLVLSDSSSVWGVLASAGIAFAFMLFMLVVGRKCVPLLNKALNVRSNELFGLIVFGGLFLVAGFSETIHVAEAIGALLFGLVLAETEHIKRIEHFILPFRDFFGAIFFFSFGLTIDPLTLGDALWLSLGAVVVTLIGNYAAGLLAGRSAGLSSKASSNVGLTIVARGEFSIIMANMAKAGGLLVVLQPFAALYVLILAILGPLLTKESKHIHKLLGKLFRWNRSADNQAA
- a CDS encoding cation:proton antiporter regulatory subunit, with the protein product MDIRETDLPGVGRKYRILTRSGDRLVVVIHDDGRRELYHFEYEDPEDSISMITLDDEEARSIAAIVGGMTYKPRMLESIEIALNDLVIEWFKLEPRSPCVGVSIGDLEIRRRSGATVIAIVERDHSKHITPGPDFVLKADSMLIAAGERENLKALKSILTGGEA
- a CDS encoding YjzC family protein, with protein sequence MGEQTQFEPGDRAPNDGHYMEVGEDAFHMNIEDPKHVKLEKGERFPETTNHNRKWKKVKQF
- the rpsF gene encoding 30S ribosomal protein S6, encoding MRNYELMYIIRPDVDQESVQAVTEKFQGIIANGGELTKHEVQGKKRLAYEINKHRDGTYVLVHFTAEPAVVTELERVLKITDEVIRHIVVRDVA
- the ssb gene encoding single-stranded DNA-binding protein, whose amino-acid sequence is MLNRVILIGRLTKDPELRYTPAGVAVAQFTLAVDRPFSRDSGGGEREREADFIPVVTWRQLAETCANYLRKGRLAAVEGRIQVRNYENNEGRRVYVTEVIADNVRFLESPNREGGSQGRDEYGGGGNGGGGGNSGGGYGGGGGYGGGNSGGGRSSGSRGGNNQSDPFADDGKPIDISDDDLPF
- the rpsR gene encoding 30S ribosomal protein S18, translated to MSEQQAPAAREERTYTPRENRGPGGGGDREQREPRKFRRGRNKRRKVCYFTVNKITHVDYKDLDLLRKFISERGKILPRRVTGTKAKYQRMLTVAIKRSRQMALLPYTTD
- a CDS encoding tyrosine-type recombinase/integrase; translated protein: MLEYASATLTEDESSGVQTMDDHAVVDIFLSLFEKSIHTQRNYRRAIQQFREFLGETSLSKVTWRDIELFKLGLTRGTLNRTKKPLSAASVAALIAPLKSLYKWGSDPNIGVFLKNPTTSVKLPSVKVTSARHFLTLEELQILLNALRAQSIRNYLIGLCLATLGLRISELAAIRHSHFHFNPSETTVWLTVIAGKGGKSREIKVPSQLWKHLSEYMKSGADGIYGEGVSSKLFNLSPRHIERIIKAASTVLHGKTPTPHWLRHTSATLALLGGASLQQVQETLGHTHINTTQRYLHTVEQIKKSATEFVEESITGLASEEK
- a CDS encoding HD-GYP domain-containing protein: MHNTVLMLNKLTPEPGMTINWLETLKDKHIDTYRHSLRVAWLAEKLTSLLPIADRDRQEIVGGCLLHDIGKLMIPNEILDSMKPLTSKEWELIKEHPQLGAYLLRHENIGLTTMHVIRHHHERWDGTGYPSKLRGQHIPYGATVCSVLDAFDSMVVDRPYREGKPIEEAISELFAYAGTQFSLPIVECFASIADQVRIFYEAPVRSRPDDQGGAAL
- a CDS encoding chemotaxis protein CheW — translated: MQSAREQYVECGLAGQRYAIRISEIQEIIRMQNITPMPDAPYYVQGLTSLRGSILPVICIRKLFGLPEKTEDKLTRIVVVQQGTAAIGMIVDQVSSVLTFEHIQKNEGSLNQKQSSLVAIGKHVDGLVGIISMEKVIAGLYA
- a CDS encoding methyl-accepting chemotaxis protein, whose amino-acid sequence is MKWFYDLKTSAKLIASFIVMAMLMAIVGVYGLNGLGTSNANLKDMYDNQLMAVQQLLKAQSNLNEVRSQVRKLYMTKTETAKQTVRDKITDTQKLVQDGLDAFQKTKLSEASSSKVGPLLDGWAQYQKWTQKLLDLDHAGAYDEMIALIDGDYTNAAQAFMAQLAELVDINIKEAEAARNSGEKNYNSVKITTIVIIVLGVLISIGFGYWIARIISGPIAKVVDLLKRMADGDLRDTLDIRTKDEIGILADAANTTVIKLRATVQSIADSAQNLSAASQEISASTEEVASGSMSQANSAISISELFKDLSSAIHTVAGNTEKAYEISDTMMKKAQDGGEIIQASVDSMSKVEESMARLEEDSNLIGEIIEVIDDIADQTNLLALNAAIEAARAGEQGRGFAVVADEVRKLAERSTEATKQITQIIKGMQQNTKSSVGAVQDCAGYSRSTGEAFEGISGLVNKTSHMMSEIAAASEQQSAQTASVLGSVESISNASQQSAAASEETAAAAQSLAVLAEDLHRAVSIFKTA
- a CDS encoding CBS domain-containing protein, giving the protein MNIAFFLLPKQEVVCLPSNATLRQTLERMERHRYTAVPVLGDDGKYVGTVTEGDLLWYLKNREGLSFEQTARIPLSEVPLRTTNKPVPIDANMEDLISLAKGQNFVPVVDDTSAFIGIVRRSDIIDYCAGSLIGHGTDDKKVKREA